Proteins encoded by one window of Emticicia oligotrophica DSM 17448:
- a CDS encoding tetratricopeptide repeat protein: protein MAKKEKSGLEIIESPEALQQEFNKAEGFLKNNQKLLTIIGGGILAVVLGVVGYNYYTNSQDDEAQAAMFNAVYAFEADSLKQALNGTGGNEGLLAIADNYGSTKAGKLANFYAGVALVKQGKYDEAIEHLKDFSSDDLLVQARAYALIGDAYMEKKSVDDAISYYKKAADYKPNKTFTPIYLMKLANAYEVAKNNKEALEVYSDIITNYPESIEIGNAKKYKSKLEGTVGE from the coding sequence ATGGCAAAAAAAGAAAAATCAGGTCTTGAAATTATTGAAAGCCCAGAAGCTCTACAACAAGAATTTAACAAAGCAGAAGGCTTTTTGAAGAACAATCAAAAACTATTAACTATCATTGGTGGTGGTATTTTAGCGGTTGTTTTAGGTGTAGTAGGATATAATTATTACACAAATTCTCAAGATGACGAAGCTCAAGCAGCCATGTTTAATGCTGTATATGCATTCGAAGCAGATTCATTAAAACAAGCTTTGAACGGTACAGGCGGTAATGAAGGTCTTTTGGCAATTGCTGATAACTATGGTTCTACAAAAGCAGGTAAATTAGCTAACTTTTATGCTGGTGTAGCATTAGTAAAACAAGGTAAATACGATGAAGCAATTGAGCATTTGAAAGACTTTAGCTCAGATGACCTTCTTGTACAAGCAAGAGCATACGCATTGATTGGTGATGCTTATATGGAAAAGAAAAGCGTAGATGACGCAATCTCTTACTACAAAAAAGCAGCTGATTATAAGCCAAACAAAACTTTCACTCCAATTTACTTAATGAAATTGGCTAATGCTTATGAAGTTGCTAAAAATAACAAAGAAGCATTAGAGGTTTACAGTGATATTATCACAAATTATCCTGAATCAATTGAAATTGGTAACGCCAAGAAATATAAATCCAAACTCGAAGGCACTGTCGGCGAGTAA
- the ribH gene encoding 6,7-dimethyl-8-ribityllumazine synthase — translation MSSANKNLSEFSTSNLPDVSQKKFAIVVAEWNAEVTEALFDGAYKTLIENGVKPENIVRANVPGSYELSFGSQVYAQKADIDAIIAIGCVIQGETKHNDYINHAVAQGLTNVSLKYNKPVIFGVLTPNNQQQALDRAGGIHGNKGDEAAITAIKMLALV, via the coding sequence ATGTCGTCAGCTAATAAAAATTTAAGCGAGTTCAGTACCTCGAATTTACCCGATGTTAGTCAGAAGAAATTTGCTATTGTTGTAGCCGAATGGAATGCTGAAGTTACCGAAGCACTTTTTGATGGGGCCTATAAAACACTCATCGAAAATGGTGTAAAACCAGAAAATATCGTAAGAGCAAATGTGCCCGGTAGTTATGAACTAAGTTTTGGTTCGCAGGTTTATGCCCAAAAAGCAGATATTGATGCCATAATTGCTATTGGTTGTGTAATTCAAGGAGAAACCAAGCACAATGATTACATCAATCATGCAGTTGCTCAAGGTTTGACTAACGTTTCTCTGAAATATAATAAACCCGTGATTTTTGGGGTATTAACGCCTAATAATCAACAGCAAGCACTCGACCGAGCAGGTGGTATTCATGGCAATAAGGGCGATGAAGCTGCCATAACTGCCATCAAAATGTTGGCTCTTGTTTAA
- a CDS encoding aspartate kinase, with protein MQVWKFGGTSVGKPERMHSIRNLITEDSGRKIVVLSALSGTTNALIAIGESLKANNDADAIEKIDALYAHYESFIKELYKTEEGYTKGKNIIEKEFNFIRSLVNIKPFSLKQEKEIVAEGELLSTQMFEAYLQEEGVNSALLPALDFMLIDADNEPVLSFTEEKLTAMLGQLPNTQIFITQGFICRNPRGEVDNLKRGGSDYTASLIGGAIRSEEIQIWTDIDGMHNNDPRIVKRTFPVRELTFEEAAELAYFGAKILHPSTITPAKMRSVPVRLKNTMEPNAYGTLIADKTTDSEIKAIAAKDGITAIYIHSTRMLNAYGFMRRVFEVFENYKTPVDMITTSEVSIAVTIDNADNLDKITAVLGQFADLEEHDRNQSIICIVGNFKADKAGIALKVMEAMRDIPIRMISYGASEHNISLLVDTKDKNAALNALNEGLFKFD; from the coding sequence ATGCAAGTTTGGAAATTTGGCGGGACTTCAGTAGGTAAGCCCGAGCGTATGCACTCTATTCGTAATTTAATTACTGAAGATAGTGGACGTAAAATCGTAGTATTGTCAGCTCTTTCGGGTACGACCAACGCTCTAATTGCTATTGGCGAGTCGCTTAAGGCAAACAATGATGCAGATGCTATCGAGAAAATTGATGCACTATATGCTCATTATGAGTCATTTATTAAGGAATTATACAAAACCGAAGAAGGTTATACCAAAGGTAAAAACATCATCGAAAAAGAATTTAACTTTATTCGTTCGTTGGTGAATATTAAACCATTCTCTCTCAAACAAGAAAAGGAAATCGTTGCAGAAGGTGAATTGCTTTCTACGCAAATGTTTGAGGCATATTTACAAGAAGAAGGTGTAAACTCGGCTTTGCTTCCAGCTTTAGATTTCATGTTGATTGATGCTGATAACGAGCCTGTTTTAAGTTTTACTGAAGAAAAACTTACAGCAATGCTTGGGCAACTTCCAAATACACAAATATTTATCACGCAAGGTTTTATCTGCCGCAATCCACGTGGTGAAGTAGATAACCTCAAACGTGGGGGCTCAGATTATACAGCTTCATTAATTGGTGGTGCAATTCGTTCGGAAGAAATCCAAATCTGGACTGACATCGACGGCATGCACAACAACGACCCACGTATTGTGAAGCGTACTTTCCCAGTACGAGAACTCACTTTTGAAGAAGCGGCAGAGCTGGCATACTTTGGAGCAAAAATCCTTCACCCAAGTACAATCACACCAGCAAAAATGCGTAGTGTTCCTGTTCGCTTGAAAAATACAATGGAGCCAAACGCATACGGTACACTTATCGCCGATAAAACTACCGACTCTGAGATTAAGGCTATTGCCGCCAAAGATGGCATTACAGCAATTTACATTCACTCAACTCGTATGCTGAATGCTTATGGCTTTATGAGAAGAGTATTTGAAGTATTCGAAAACTACAAAACTCCAGTAGATATGATAACTACTTCGGAGGTTTCGATAGCCGTAACGATTGATAATGCCGATAATTTAGATAAAATTACAGCAGTTTTAGGTCAATTTGCCGATTTAGAAGAGCATGACCGCAATCAATCAATCATTTGTATCGTGGGTAATTTCAAAGCTGATAAAGCAGGTATTGCTCTAAAAGTTATGGAAGCCATGCGTGATATTCCGATTAGAATGATTTCTTACGGAGCTTCAGAGCATAATATCTCACTTTTAGTTGATACAAAAGATAAAAATGCAGCCTTGAACGCACTCAACGAAGGGTTGTTTAAGTTTGATTAA
- the serS gene encoding serine--tRNA ligase has protein sequence MLQLNFIKENKQATIDSLKRKYFKNADETVEAVLAIDQKRRETQAELDATLARANALAKEIGGLMKAGKKEEAEAAKAETAELKIKSKGLEEDLKNSEAELYDIMVTIPNLPHASVPDGRTPEENLNVFQAGEIPTLHEDALPHWELIKKYDIIDFDLGNKITGAGFPVYKGKGARIQRAMINFFLDEALAAGYFEIQPPILINKDSGFGTGQLPDKEGQMYHATVDDLYLIPTAEVPVTNIYRDVILSDAELPIKNVAYTPCFRREAGSWGAHVRGLNRLHQFDKVEIVQVRKPEESYQALDEMVEHVKSLLEKLELPYRILRLCGGDMGFTSALTYDFEVYSAAQKRWLEVSSVSNFESYQANRLKLRYKVDGKTQLLHTLNGSALALPRILASILENSQTPEGIKIPKALVPYCGFEMI, from the coding sequence ATGCTACAACTCAATTTTATTAAAGAAAACAAACAAGCTACCATTGATAGCCTCAAACGTAAGTATTTTAAAAATGCCGATGAGACTGTTGAAGCTGTTTTAGCCATCGACCAGAAACGTCGTGAAACACAAGCTGAACTTGATGCAACTTTAGCGAGAGCCAATGCCCTTGCCAAAGAAATTGGCGGCTTGATGAAAGCTGGAAAAAAAGAAGAAGCCGAAGCTGCGAAAGCAGAAACAGCCGAATTGAAGATAAAATCTAAAGGTTTGGAGGAAGATTTGAAAAACTCGGAAGCAGAGCTTTATGACATCATGGTTACAATTCCGAACTTACCACACGCAAGTGTGCCAGACGGCCGTACTCCAGAAGAAAACCTCAATGTCTTTCAAGCTGGAGAAATACCTACTTTGCACGAAGATGCTTTACCACACTGGGAACTCATTAAGAAATACGACATAATTGATTTTGATTTAGGAAATAAAATCACAGGAGCGGGATTTCCAGTTTATAAGGGAAAAGGAGCAAGAATCCAACGAGCTATGATTAACTTCTTTTTAGATGAAGCATTAGCAGCGGGGTATTTTGAAATTCAACCACCAATTTTAATTAATAAAGATTCTGGTTTCGGAACTGGTCAGTTGCCTGACAAAGAAGGACAAATGTACCATGCAACTGTAGATGATTTGTATTTGATTCCTACGGCGGAAGTTCCAGTAACAAATATTTACCGCGATGTTATTTTATCAGATGCGGAGTTACCAATTAAAAATGTGGCTTACACGCCTTGTTTCCGTCGTGAAGCAGGAAGCTGGGGGGCTCACGTGCGTGGTTTGAATCGTTTGCACCAATTCGATAAAGTTGAAATCGTACAAGTTCGCAAGCCTGAAGAATCATATCAAGCTCTAGATGAGATGGTAGAACACGTAAAATCATTGCTTGAAAAATTAGAATTACCTTACCGTATTCTTCGCCTATGTGGTGGCGATATGGGCTTTACTTCAGCTTTGACTTATGATTTTGAAGTATATTCTGCGGCTCAAAAACGCTGGTTAGAAGTAAGTTCAGTTTCAAACTTTGAATCATATCAAGCTAATCGTTTGAAACTTCGTTATAAAGTAGATGGTAAAACTCAACTTTTGCACACACTCAACGGTTCGGCCTTAGCATTACCACGTATTTTGGCATCAATTTTAGAAAATTCTCAAACACCAGAAGGTATCAAAATACCAAAAGCATTAGTGCCTTACTGTGGTTTTGAAATGATATAA
- a CDS encoding TonB-dependent receptor has protein sequence MHKILQLLAVFFLSVGVAYSQRTGEIQGTVKDRKTQEPLIGVTIQVENTQKGVTTDIDGNFKISLPVGSYNLKATFVGYKPLTKFNINLTTGNTQQITFELEEESQTLDEVKVVVNRSVSVANIETPNSIQKLTAEEIKNNPGGNFDISRVIGVLPGVGGTAGSVGGFRNDLVIRGGGPNENVFYLDGIEIPVINHFATQGSSGGPTGILNVSFIEDATLSTSSFNARYDNALSSVLQFKQRDGNPNKVEGNVRLSSTEVAATLEGPISQKTTFLASARRSYLQLLFSALDLPIRPSYWDFQYKITHKFNKKTTLNLIGVGAIDDFYFGVPKETDASKEYILRSNPLIKQWNYTVGASLKRLITNGYINIALSRNMFDNALDRYEDGKSDDPALRVFNSQSQEIENKFRIDVNQYKGKWEYSYGGVIQYVKYNNDFFNIFSREIRNATGQIIQPGISVKFNTDINFFKYGAFGQVSRKFFNEKLSLSAGIRTDMNSFTVDGGKPLETLSPRTSLSYQFADKWRVNVSAGRYFKVPIYTVLGYQNDNQFTNKANKYIQSDHLVAGLEFIPTPQTRITVEAFNKKYRNYPVTVSRGISLANEGGDFGAIGNEQVVSIGKGRSYGVEFFFQQKLTKNIFGVLSYTLFRSEFSGADGKLISSAWDTRHILSAQLGRKFKHGWEMGLKWLSQGGAPYTPFDLAASQANYSLVGRGTLDYTRLNQGRLGNFKRFDFRVDKKWNFRKTTFDLYLDVQNALLFKTPAFPQYTFARNADNTGFQTTDGLPLRRDGANAVPLILDNNDVSVTPSLGFVWEF, from the coding sequence ATGCACAAAATCTTACAATTATTGGCCGTATTTTTTCTTTCTGTGGGTGTAGCTTATTCCCAACGTACGGGCGAAATTCAAGGAACAGTTAAAGACCGTAAAACTCAAGAGCCACTTATTGGCGTAACGATTCAAGTAGAAAACACCCAGAAAGGTGTAACCACCGACATTGATGGAAATTTCAAGATAAGCCTACCCGTGGGCAGTTATAATTTGAAAGCAACATTTGTGGGCTACAAACCTCTAACCAAGTTTAATATTAACCTTACAACGGGTAATACACAACAGATTACGTTTGAGTTGGAAGAAGAATCACAAACACTTGATGAAGTAAAAGTGGTGGTTAATCGCTCTGTTTCGGTAGCAAATATCGAAACACCCAATTCGATTCAGAAACTAACAGCCGAGGAAATCAAAAATAATCCAGGTGGAAATTTTGATATTTCTCGTGTAATTGGCGTATTACCTGGTGTTGGTGGCACGGCGGGCTCTGTGGGCGGTTTCAGAAATGATTTAGTAATTAGAGGTGGAGGTCCCAATGAAAATGTTTTTTATTTAGATGGAATTGAGATTCCTGTAATCAATCACTTTGCTACACAAGGAAGTTCAGGTGGCCCAACTGGTATTCTGAATGTTTCGTTTATTGAAGATGCCACGCTTTCGACGAGTAGTTTTAATGCTCGCTATGATAATGCACTTTCTTCGGTTTTACAATTCAAACAAAGAGATGGAAACCCCAATAAAGTAGAGGGAAATGTGAGGTTGAGTTCGACCGAAGTAGCGGCCACCCTTGAAGGTCCAATTTCGCAGAAAACAACATTTTTAGCATCGGCACGCCGCTCGTATTTGCAACTTTTATTTTCTGCTCTTGATTTGCCAATTCGACCAAGTTACTGGGATTTTCAGTACAAAATCACGCATAAATTCAATAAGAAAACAACATTAAACTTAATCGGAGTAGGAGCAATTGATGATTTCTATTTTGGTGTACCGAAAGAAACCGATGCTTCAAAAGAATATATTCTACGTTCGAATCCGCTTATTAAACAATGGAATTATACCGTTGGAGCTTCATTGAAAAGACTTATTACGAATGGCTACATTAATATTGCTTTGAGCCGAAATATGTTCGATAATGCACTCGACCGATATGAAGATGGCAAGAGTGATGACCCTGCACTAAGGGTGTTTAACTCACAATCACAAGAGATTGAAAATAAGTTTAGAATTGATGTAAACCAGTATAAAGGAAAGTGGGAGTATAGCTACGGGGGAGTGATTCAATATGTGAAGTATAATAATGACTTTTTTAATATTTTTAGTCGTGAAATTAGAAATGCAACGGGGCAAATTATTCAACCCGGTATAAGTGTTAAGTTTAATACTGACATTAATTTCTTTAAATATGGAGCTTTTGGACAAGTTTCAAGGAAGTTTTTCAACGAAAAACTCAGTCTTTCTGCTGGAATCAGAACCGACATGAACTCGTTTACTGTTGATGGAGGAAAACCGCTCGAAACACTTAGTCCACGAACCTCATTAAGTTATCAATTTGCTGATAAATGGAGAGTAAATGTCTCGGCCGGGCGTTATTTTAAAGTGCCAATCTACACCGTTTTGGGTTATCAAAATGACAACCAGTTTACGAATAAAGCCAATAAATACATTCAGTCAGACCACTTAGTAGCTGGTTTAGAGTTTATTCCAACTCCACAAACTAGAATAACGGTAGAAGCTTTTAATAAAAAGTATAGAAACTATCCAGTTACCGTAAGTAGAGGAATTTCATTGGCTAATGAAGGAGGCGATTTCGGTGCTATCGGCAATGAGCAAGTAGTATCAATTGGTAAAGGCCGAAGCTATGGTGTTGAATTCTTTTTCCAACAAAAATTAACCAAAAATATCTTTGGGGTATTAAGTTATACGCTTTTCAGAAGCGAATTTTCGGGTGCCGATGGGAAACTAATCTCATCAGCTTGGGATACCCGCCATATACTTTCGGCTCAACTTGGACGTAAATTTAAACATGGCTGGGAAATGGGCTTGAAATGGCTTTCGCAAGGGGGAGCACCATATACGCCATTTGATTTGGCAGCTTCACAAGCAAATTATTCATTAGTTGGTCGTGGTACACTTGATTATACAAGATTAAATCAAGGTAGACTGGGTAATTTTAAAAGATTTGATTTTAGGGTTGATAAAAAATGGAATTTTAGAAAAACCACGTTCGACCTTTATTTAGATGTGCAAAATGCCTTATTATTCAAGACTCCAGCATTTCCACAATATACTTTTGCTCGAAATGCTGATAATACTGGTTTTCAGACAACTGATGGCCTGCCACTACGAAGAGATGGTGCAAATGCTGTTCCGTTGATTTTAGATAATAACGATGTATCAGTAACTCCATCTTTAGGATTTGTTTGGGAGTTTTAA
- a CDS encoding MarR family winged helix-turn-helix transcriptional regulator, whose amino-acid sequence MNYSILQKLITDLESIESEQSSKPISMEDFVVFLNQKYLGRLLTPESPTLPSENEETNIGQLVAFMYRYAKGYIKKALEESTILTLDDFGYLAAVWQYKNPTKTQVIEKNIHEKNTGMEIIKRLINSQLLEQYDDDLDKRSKRLRITPLGQAELFKSFEGMMKVSKIISGQLNEIERLQLYYLLNKLHHFHNPIFLNDREASIDRVLEKYF is encoded by the coding sequence ATGAATTATAGTATCTTACAAAAATTAATTACAGACTTAGAAAGCATCGAATCTGAGCAATCCTCGAAGCCAATTTCGATGGAAGATTTTGTGGTATTTCTCAACCAAAAATATTTGGGCAGACTACTTACACCCGAAAGCCCAACTTTACCTTCTGAAAATGAAGAAACAAATATTGGTCAGTTAGTTGCATTTATGTATCGCTATGCCAAAGGGTATATCAAAAAGGCATTGGAAGAATCAACCATCTTGACCTTGGATGATTTTGGTTATTTGGCTGCGGTATGGCAATATAAAAATCCAACCAAAACTCAAGTAATTGAAAAAAATATTCATGAAAAAAACACAGGAATGGAGATAATTAAAAGACTGATAAACAGCCAGTTACTCGAACAATACGACGATGATTTAGATAAAAGAAGCAAGCGTTTGAGGATTACTCCATTAGGTCAAGCCGAACTTTTCAAATCATTTGAAGGAATGATGAAAGTAAGTAAGATTATTTCAGGGCAATTGAATGAAATCGAGCGTTTGCAACTATATTATCTTTTAAATAAACTCCATCATTTCCATAATCCGATTTTTTTAAACGACCGTGAGGCCAGTATTGATAGAGTTTTGGAGAAATATTTTTAA
- the ftsZ gene encoding cell division protein FtsZ, translated as MSEEPEYELVSKNKFKNIIKVIGVGGAGCNAVKHMHNMGVSDIGLVICNTDQQALESASPEIKRLQIGIELTKGLGAGTEPEMGRKAAEESEKAIREMLKEPTEMVFITAGMGGGTGTGAAPVIARIAREMKLLTVAVVTDPFTFEGEDKILQARAGIEELKKCSDTVLIIKNERLEQTFGDMDIEEAYAKADDVLANGVKSIAELITRPGIINLDFADVKKVLGNAGQAVMGTAEAEGERRAEEAIKLALSSPLLESNDINGAQRVLLSIAYSPEHKIKLSDQTLVTKFVESQIQTKARLFKHGFAIDKNLGKKVRVTIVAAGYENVPPPFEIDIPQPPVMEVVRPMHVAGPTATASNAVPLAVATAASSTPPTPQVVATGSASSTQYPSEESPNPNFIEQLEPKVEQKDPMEQIRAMIQRFMREGYRNPALNTTPTYVRNGIELQDVKKLRQNGKVLEYELDQLLSMMESSR; from the coding sequence ATGTCAGAAGAACCAGAATACGAACTCGTTTCAAAGAATAAGTTCAAGAATATAATCAAGGTAATTGGTGTAGGTGGAGCTGGCTGTAATGCTGTTAAACACATGCACAACATGGGTGTAAGTGATATAGGCTTGGTAATTTGTAATACAGACCAACAAGCACTCGAATCTGCTTCGCCTGAAATAAAACGTTTACAAATTGGTATTGAGCTAACCAAAGGTTTAGGTGCTGGAACTGAACCAGAAATGGGAAGAAAGGCAGCCGAAGAAAGCGAAAAAGCTATCAGAGAAATGCTCAAAGAACCAACGGAGATGGTATTCATCACGGCTGGTATGGGCGGTGGTACGGGTACAGGTGCAGCACCAGTAATTGCACGTATTGCACGTGAAATGAAATTACTGACAGTTGCAGTGGTAACTGACCCATTTACTTTTGAAGGAGAAGATAAAATTCTTCAAGCTCGTGCGGGTATTGAAGAGTTAAAAAAATGTAGCGATACCGTACTTATCATCAAAAATGAGCGTTTAGAGCAAACTTTTGGTGATATGGATATAGAAGAGGCTTATGCAAAGGCTGATGATGTATTGGCTAATGGCGTGAAAAGTATTGCCGAACTTATTACTCGTCCGGGTATTATTAACCTTGACTTTGCTGATGTGAAAAAGGTATTGGGTAATGCAGGACAAGCTGTTATGGGTACTGCCGAAGCAGAGGGCGAACGCCGTGCAGAAGAAGCAATTAAATTGGCTCTTTCTTCGCCATTATTAGAAAGCAATGACATTAATGGTGCCCAAAGAGTCTTGTTAAGTATTGCTTATAGCCCTGAACATAAAATCAAGCTTTCTGACCAAACTTTAGTAACAAAGTTTGTTGAAAGCCAAATTCAAACTAAAGCTCGTTTGTTTAAGCACGGTTTTGCGATTGATAAAAACTTGGGTAAAAAAGTACGCGTAACAATCGTTGCAGCAGGTTATGAAAATGTACCACCGCCATTTGAAATTGATATTCCTCAACCGCCTGTGATGGAGGTTGTAAGACCAATGCATGTGGCTGGCCCTACGGCAACAGCTTCTAATGCAGTTCCGCTTGCAGTAGCTACAGCAGCCTCTTCAACACCACCAACACCGCAAGTTGTGGCAACAGGAAGTGCAAGTAGTACACAATATCCTTCGGAAGAGTCGCCGAATCCGAATTTTATTGAGCAACTTGAGCCAAAAGTTGAGCAAAAAGACCCAATGGAGCAAATCAGAGCGATGATTCAAAGATTTATGCGTGAAGGTTACCGAAACCCAGCTTTAAATACAACTCCAACTTATGTTCGAAATGGTATTGAGTTACAAGATGTGAAGAAACTCCGTCAAAATGGAAAAGTTCTAGAATATGAGTTAGACCAACTCCTTTCTATGATGGAATCAAGCCGATAA
- the ftsA gene encoding cell division protein FtsA — protein sequence MNKGVIVGIDIGSTKICAVAGIIDSIGKVKILDMVEEPTQRGRVSNGTVVNLEFTARDIDRILTKLSDKADINIQNVIVNISGEYVEGKSHQNFITRNDSRTTIRREEIEKLAIDIRKSFRPTAGNVIIHTFPQEFIIDRSLVPENPVGRFGITLGGNFFLISTPNDPHIALRQTIESVGVKIQDNKRFIPLKIVHTLFSPLADAMSVLQEVDRKLGVAVVNIGGDTTEVAIFHESGLRHISVIPFAGRSITNDLVKAFQILPDHAEKLKLIVGDVPPAEVGKNDIIKIPGVEGLPDKEIVAKNVSVIIEERLKEIAAMVMAEIIHSGYDGQLISGVVLTGGTANIRMIKDVFYQVTEGMNVRVGNNMRNIGESALSKVVDPKYATVLGLVLSGFLPLDERVPQEVIWGEIPDSQTHIYLNGIEPLNGGRHKEVEPPQAEEPQTSGGLFGWLKRQMNSSKNDLGDDKGYT from the coding sequence ATGAATAAAGGTGTAATTGTAGGCATTGATATTGGTAGCACAAAAATTTGTGCAGTAGCGGGCATTATTGACTCTATCGGGAAAGTAAAAATTCTTGATATGGTTGAAGAACCTACACAAAGAGGTAGAGTATCAAATGGCACGGTTGTAAATTTAGAGTTTACGGCTCGTGACATTGACCGTATCCTTACTAAATTATCAGATAAAGCCGACATTAATATTCAAAACGTAATCGTAAATATTTCGGGGGAGTACGTTGAAGGAAAATCACACCAAAATTTTATCACAAGAAATGATAGCCGCACGACGATTCGCCGTGAGGAAATTGAAAAATTAGCAATAGATATTCGAAAATCGTTTCGCCCAACGGCAGGAAATGTTATTATACATACATTCCCACAGGAGTTTATAATTGACCGTTCTTTAGTACCTGAAAATCCAGTTGGGCGTTTTGGTATTACTCTCGGTGGAAACTTTTTCTTGATTTCAACACCCAATGACCCACACATCGCTCTTCGCCAAACAATCGAAAGTGTGGGTGTTAAGATTCAAGATAATAAGAGATTTATTCCACTAAAAATCGTACATACATTGTTTTCACCGCTTGCCGATGCCATGTCGGTATTGCAGGAGGTAGATAGAAAATTAGGTGTGGCTGTTGTAAATATTGGAGGAGATACCACAGAAGTTGCCATTTTTCATGAAAGTGGGCTTCGTCATATCTCTGTTATTCCATTTGCTGGTCGAAGCATTACGAATGACCTCGTAAAGGCGTTTCAAATTTTGCCCGACCACGCCGAAAAGCTCAAACTCATTGTTGGTGATGTGCCACCCGCAGAAGTTGGTAAAAACGATATCATTAAGATACCAGGTGTCGAAGGTTTACCCGATAAAGAAATCGTTGCTAAAAATGTAAGCGTTATCATCGAAGAACGCCTCAAAGAAATTGCAGCAATGGTAATGGCCGAAATTATACATTCAGGCTATGATGGGCAACTGATTAGTGGTGTTGTGCTGACTGGCGGTACGGCTAATATTCGTATGATAAAAGATGTCTTTTATCAAGTAACTGAGGGCATGAATGTAAGGGTAGGCAATAATATGAGAAATATTGGTGAAAGTGCCCTAAGTAAAGTCGTTGACCCCAAATACGCAACTGTATTGGGCTTGGTATTATCAGGATTTTTGCCATTAGATGAGCGTGTACCACAAGAAGTTATTTGGGGAGAAATTCCAGACAGTCAAACACATATTTACTTAAACGGTATCGAACCATTGAATGGTGGTCGTCATAAAGAAGTAGAACCACCGCAAGCAGAAGAACCCCAAACAAGTGGAGGATTATTTGGATGGTTAAAACGCCAAATGAATTCTTCAAAAAATGACTTAGGCGACGATAAGGGTTATACATAA
- a CDS encoding cell division protein FtsQ/DivIB: MFRNTNFGKIAKILFGTIAIGAITLLIAFSTDSFSSDRCKKIEVNIKNADEQYFITNKDVENLVTKYGSEQLVGKHFEKIDLRSIEQRVLKNRQIKSCQVYKGVDGKLHVDVEQHIPIARILMSDGREDVYVDAEGSFFPLSDRYSARILLLSGEYFRNLPSLKAKRQEKNLQFIKLINEDSFLKAQFTQLDINSDGDISIVPLVGNHIIEFGEPSNIENRLNRLKIFYNQILPVKGWDSFSSVSVKYDGQIVCK, from the coding sequence ATGTTTCGTAACACTAACTTCGGAAAAATAGCTAAGATTCTCTTTGGCACAATTGCCATCGGAGCAATTACGCTACTAATTGCTTTTTCGACAGATAGTTTTTCGTCAGACCGCTGCAAAAAAATAGAAGTAAACATTAAAAATGCTGATGAACAATATTTCATCACTAATAAAGATGTAGAAAACTTAGTGACAAAATATGGCAGTGAGCAACTGGTAGGTAAACATTTTGAAAAAATCGACCTCCGCTCAATTGAGCAACGTGTACTCAAAAATCGCCAGATAAAATCTTGTCAAGTCTATAAAGGTGTAGATGGAAAACTTCATGTTGATGTTGAACAACACATTCCGATTGCCCGAATTTTAATGTCAGATGGCCGCGAAGATGTGTATGTTGATGCCGAGGGAAGTTTTTTTCCACTCTCTGACCGATATTCAGCAAGAATTTTATTGCTTTCGGGTGAATATTTCCGAAATTTGCCAAGTTTAAAAGCAAAGCGTCAGGAAAAGAACCTTCAATTTATAAAGTTAATTAATGAAGATTCCTTTCTAAAAGCCCAATTTACCCAATTGGACATCAATTCTGATGGAGACATCAGTATTGTTCCATTAGTGGGTAACCACATTATTGAGTTTGGCGAACCCAGCAATATTGAGAATAGATTAAACAGATTGAAGATATTTTACAATCAAATCCTACCAGTAAAAGGGTGGGATAGTTTTTCGTCAGTAAGTGTTAAATATGATGGACAAATTGTTTGTAAATAG